The Setaria viridis chromosome 9, Setaria_viridis_v4.0, whole genome shotgun sequence sequence TGCTCGACTCTGCACTGCCAAGGTGCCACCCCAAGCATTTACATTGCTGCATTCTGTCGGATTGCATGCTCCCACGTCTGAACTTTAATCTGTTGTGGCGATGCCAGGAGACCGGGGACTGTTACAAGTGACGCGGCCCGGTTACGCTCGCGCGCGTCGCCGGGGCCTGGTTACTGCGAAGGGGTGGCGCTGAGATGCGGCCCAGCTGGGAACTGGACTCTCTTCCCCGCTCTCTCTCGCTCGCAAACCCGGCCTGGCGGCCTCGGCGTCTACTGCAATATAGTCGACTGAACTGAACTGACTTACGCGGTGCTTGATACTAGGCGTTAGCCGTtaaaatctagtagtgtcatatcggatatttgatactaattagaaagattaaatatgagctaattataaaactaattgtagaacctctggactaattcgcgagacgaatctattaaacctaattaattcatcattagcaaatggtactgtagcaccacattatcaaatcatggactaattaggcttaatagattcgtctcgcgaattaaactccatttgtgcaattagtttgtaattagtctatgtttaatactcctaattagtatcaaacatccgacgtgatatgtgctaaactttagcgggtgggatccaggggtgtttggatacgaggtgaaCTTTAacaggatcacatcggatgttcggatgctaatcagAAAGACtgaatatgagctaattacaaaactaattgcacaaatggtgtctaattcgtgagacgatctattaagactaattaattcatcattagcaaatagttagtgtagtaccatattatcaaataatgaactaattaggcttaatagattcgtcttgcgaatcagactccatttatgcaattagttttataattagattatatttaatacttataattagtaTGAAATATTGATGTcggtgctaaagtttagaggCCAGCCAACCAGGACGCAGAGCAGAGGCCGCACGATGTCGCTGAGCTCGCAGGGACCTGAGGCCGGCCACGTCCGCTGACTCCCAGTATCCCCAGTCCCCCACCCACTCCGAGTGGACAGCACCGTCCCCACGTAGTTCCCCTCGCTTCCGCGtaccccggccggcccgccgcgcgcgcgcgtaccGTTGGCTGTCAACGCCGGCGGGCCGGCCGGTAGTTCGGCCTGGGGTCAGTGCAGTTCGAGGTCAGCTGTCAGTGACCTGTAGTCCAATCCGACGACTCACCTATCTCCAAGAAGCCCCTGGCAAGTGCGGCAAATGTACTCTCATCAACGGTAAGTACCCATGTACTCTGTACGTGACGATGCGCATCCCATGCTAATGGTATGCGGTAAGCGCCTCGCTCATCCTAAAACACCTTCGAgtgtctgtctgtctgtctgtctgaTGGCCTGACGCCCTTCTCgcaaataaagaaaacaaatagTGTGTCTGATGCCCGTCGCTGCCGCGGCTTGAATTGGGACGCATCGTCCTAACGGcccctctcgctcgctcgctgtcAGCAACAGAAGCTACACGCTCATGCACAGCGATCCACAGTTTCCCAACAAAGTAGCCCCTGGAGATCACGGCACCGTTAGCTAGGTAGCTCTAGCTGCGCGCGCCGCCGATCGTCGGTGTGTCACGGAGATGCGGCCCAACGGCGGTGCGGGCGTTGGTCCAAGCAACAACTAACAGGCAAGACGCAGCGAATCCCACTCTGGACGGCACCTTCCGCACGTACGGGCGCGCCGTCGGCTGTCTCCCTTGCCCACGTTTTATTTCCGTAATCGCTAAGCGCCTGCCCGTCGCTACCGTGGCTTAATTAGCGAGATGCATCGTCCCAACaactttctctctctctctctctcgctggCTCTCGCCAACCGCCTAGCGCTCTCTCTATATATAGGCACGCAGGCTGCGCTCGGCACCGCACACGATCGATTCCCAGACACGCGCACGACACGCACTGCACCTGCACTGCTGGAAGAAGCAAAGGCAAGCTATAAGGAGCACCAGCTATGTCAACGCAGCAGCAGGAgaaggcgtcggcggcggcggggaggggaagCCCGCTGCTGCGGCGGTGCAAGCGCGAGCGCTACACGCACGGCCTGCGCCCGCCGCAGATGGAGGCGCTCCGGGCCATGTGTGGCGCGCTCATCCCGTCCCTGCCCGTCGAGGGGCCTTTCCACGGGGACAagcacggcggcggcaacaAGGACGACGTCGAGCGGTTCTACCGCGCatccgccgccgacggcgccatCCCCGACGAGGTGAGCTACATACCGTGCGGTGATCGATGGTTGTTCTTTGAACGTAacactagctagctagtaaCTTGTGTAGGGCGCGCGCACACACGACGGCGACGCACTGTAGTCGTCATGGACGACACGCACTACTGTCCATACCTTCATGGTACCGGCACCCGCACCGAGTTAGTATCTAGTAGTACCTCAAGTAATAGCATGAACATGGAGTATAAAGAAACGGAACCTCTTTTACAATCCTCTGCTGGAATCTTTCATGCGCAAAATGGGAATTATTCTCACCTCGACGATCTTCACGTTCTAAAATAACCCGACTCTTAACTTTCCCTCGCGAtgattcattcttttttttaaaaaaaaacctgcAACTTCCGTTATCGTGAGTATCTTTTTTCTTAACACAAAAGAGCAGCATTTATTGAACTGCATCTATCGTGTCGTTCGCTATAAAGGACGGAGCTTCAGAACTGGAACCACTTACCACTTGTGTGGTGGGCACCAGTGAGTCGCTGGTGTCTGATCTAGACAACACAGTACACACTAACACACCTAGCTCCGATCGATCGCTGAATTAAATCTAGGATAGCTACAGTACATTAGGCGATTTCACATGGTGATGAATTGCAGTGCCGTGTTTTATTTTCAGTCGGGAATTATTCCATTTCATGTGCATGTGCACGtcaaaccttttcttttcacaccTAGATTTTTCAAGCGACGTAAACTTCTTACCCTGACTCTGACAAGGTTAATTAGCGGCTGGGGTTGTAGCTACGACCAACGAAGGAGGAAAGGATTGTACTCTGTGGGAGTAGAGGAAGGCCATCAGGCCACATGTCAGACCGGCGGTCGAGGCGGCCCCAGGGAacggggaggggcggcgagAACAACGCCAGATCGCGAGACATCAGGCAGCCGGGAGCTCAAAAGTGGAGGGTACAGTGCGGCGGGGTGGTGAACAAGGGGCCAGCGATGATGACGCTATCAGGGATGACGGCTATAAGGCAGGTGGGAGATGGGGGACAAGAGCACCTGACAGCGAGCGATTGCGAACCAACGGAAGGAAGAAGATACAGTACCACTTTGATCTTGACCTTGGATGGCTATTGGACAGACGAATATTTATCGCCTAGAAATCTAGTTAAAATCAGGCATATATTTTTAGCATATATATACCTTTTTCATGAAAAGCGATAGTGGAACTACTTTAATTTAAACATGCACAAGTTTCCGCTTTTTTGGGCAAAGGATATACATAAAAGTATAGAATTTTATGAGGATTTCACCGAATAATAATAGGTGTATAAATACAGTGTTTTCccctaatttatttttttaataaaaggtCGCGGAGATGGCCACCGGATGTGCACGGGAGGCTATGTTGCTGGTGAGAGTTATCCTTTGGATGTTGAGCACCAAGGTGGGCACATTCGTCCTATGTGGCTGGCTATGCGTCTCTAGCAGGTTTCCTTACGTCTTCAAGTTCGCCGACATGCCGCTGGAGCGTCGAGAGGAAGTGCTGAAGTGGTGGAGCAAGACGCGGTGGTTGTTCCCCCTCAAGGTCACCTTCGTCCTCGTCAAGATCCTATCGCACTACTCATTCTACACAACGGTATGTATGTTTAACTGCAACTATATATAACAGTTTGCGAAAATGCTTAACATAGCAATAATGTGGAGTTTCTCTTAAAAGCGGTCAAATGTACAAATATAGAGAGGACCGGAAGAAGTCCAACCGTACCAAGGCTATGTTCTTGCATGAGTTGAGGTTGCCTAGAATTAATGTAGTGGGTGATCACTCTAATTGCGGTCAACATGCATGGTGTCATATGCCGTGTTAATGACGTATACATGGTCACATTAAAAGTGTGACAATCACCAGTGGAAACAGCTCTGCCATCTCCTTGTGTTTTAGCAACTTATTAGATGTTTTTGAATAACTGAAACTTAAGTATCTAACACATGTGGTGAAGGGAAAGAAAAATCCATATTTTGGCACTATTCAAAATGAATCCACTAAAACTacatcataaaaatatataCCAGCACAAAAGTACTTCACTGTGGAGATAGGAAATGAAGTATAAATTCCAGGTTGTGCACCAACCACAATAATTTTCATGGTTCCCCAGGTGCTTTTTAAATTGCCGATTGTTATTGGTcttattttaaatttttctcAGGTAGCCAAGTATTCTTTAGCCTAAGACAATCTTCAAGGGTTATTTATCAAGTGGCCggcagttttttttcccttgaaaTGATGGTCGAGGATTATTGGTTGCTAATTTGTTTTTCCTCTCGGTAAATGTCTAAATTGGACTAAAAAACCCTCGGTCACTTAATTGTATAGAAGAACAATAGCACTCGGTATTTGAAAAGGAACAGTAGGAAAATCTTTGATTTTAATGCACCATGCAGTGAACTATGTACGCATACGGCCATTAAACTCCCACATATGTTTGACCATTAGAATCTGAGTGGTTCGATTGGAAGCCGTTAAGCGGTCGTACGCCATGTTATAATATTCGGTGCCCTCACTCATTTGATGATGGTTGGACGATGGGCATGTAGTGGACGACAATACTTCGTGCATGCGTGCTGCAGCCACTGTTTGGGTAGCTGGACATTGTACCCACGGTTTCTAGACAGCCAGTTCAGACTACAGAGGGATccgattatatatatatatatatatatatatatatatatatatatatatatatatatatatatatatatatatatatatatatcaatgGGTAGTAGAAGTCAATATTAGCTCAGTGGATCCAGAAGTAGTCTCAGATGCTTCCATGTACATATAATATGtacaaaaatttaaaacataGTACTTGTTTAAATTCAATACATAGTATGTTTTGTAATCATACCTACTATGTATTGCAATAATATACCATGGTCTTATTGTGGTCTTAACAATGGGGGATTATGAATTAATGGTGACAAACGCTTATTTTGATAGAAGGAATGATAATAAAGATTTAGGGCACATTTGGTGTGTGCCGATTTGCCTAGCCCCGCCTTGCTCAGCAAGTCAAACCTTGCCAGCATTGGAGAGCAGATTCAACTCAGGAATCCTCGACAGCGCAGGCAATAAGGCAGCCAGCAAATTAAAACAACCAAACGTAAATTTTCTTGCCCAGCCTAGCAAAGCAAGCATCGGCAAGACATCTAAACGTCCCCTTATTTTATCTTCATTGAAGTACTATAGGCCCATCCTACTCCCGAGCATATTTCGCTCTAGGGGCAATCATTTATGAAACCCATTCCCATCCTATCTGCTGTTTTTAGAGCAAGTCCCACTCTACTTGGCTATCCATTCAACCAATCATGCATCTTGCTTAATAAACCCTCCAGTGTCAACTCTGTCAAGTAGGACTACGATAGGCGCTCTACCTGAATGCCGACGTCTTTTCTTCTGGTACATTTTATCATGCATGTATGCTAGCTGTACGCATGTTTTAGGGGTTAGTTTCTGTGTCGACTACAACAGGCGCTCTACCTGAGTGACGAGTGTTTGTTTTTTAGAGAAGGAATTTATGACATTCAATGGACGATGCATGACAGATCAGTTTCATTCTGACATAaacatttttttatcatttaaCAATTTTATATCGATGGCTAGTGAATATTGTCTACAGTAGCTCTACTCTGTGATTATTTTTATCCAGTTATTTGAAAACCAATTAAATCTCTCCTGTCGCATCATAGTTTAGAAATCAGAACAAATATAAAACATACAAAATAATATCGACAGCTCCCCGAAAATAAAATATCTactcctccgtcctaaattataggtcgttttggctattttagattcatagagactttgttatgcactatttctagattttgttatgcacttatgAACCAGTTAATCGGTTTTTTATGAATCAGTGAAGAGTTTGACGTTGGAATTGGTTTTGGAACTTTGGACAATAGACTATTATGTTATTTCTCTGCAATCCCATCTATTATGTCATGTGTGATATGTTTTGTAATAAAACTTGCATATTACTTATATAACTCATGAGAAATAAGTATTATATTGATAAATGATGAACCACCGATTCAACCAGTGGACCACTAGTTGGACCGGTGAACTAGTTCAGACCGGTTCGATCTCGGTCCGGCTCATGGAGAACATTCTTAACACACAAATAAGATGGCCATCGCATTTGTTACACTTCACTTTTCTTTATATTCAAGTCGATTGCAATTCACATTTATACAATAGATCAATAAATTGATTGTCTGATTTTTAAAATTCCATTGGGATTGGCTCTAATTGTTAGATTTTGGTTAACGCCAATCTTAAACTACCGTCGACGCTCCAATTGTTAGATTTTGCATTGGTTAGTGATCTACAGTAATAAAATCCTTAAGATTGATGTGAATACTAGAAATTTAAATAGCAACACCAACATTGGCGTTTTGCAAAACTTTCCATCATTGATGCCATCAATAATACGTGGGTATCATTTTTCCAACGTACAGATAAACGAGCACTCGGACAACCCGTCCTGGAAAGCGATAGGATACAGCGTGCCGGACGTCGACAGGCCACAGGAAGACCTATCGGAAGCagcaccgtcgccgtcgccgcgacCACTGGACAGCGGCGTCGTGGAGACCAGATCCCTGGACGATGCCGCGCTGCTGAGGTCACTCATGGACAAAGGACTGGCGGTGAAAGCGGACGTGTCAGGCCCGCACCACACTGTGCAGTGCGACGTCGTCATCGTCGGCTCCGGCTGCGGAGgcggcgtggccgccgccgtgctcgccgcaGCGGGGCAcaaggtcgtcgtcgtcgagaaGGGGGACTACTTCACGGCCGAGGATTACAGCTCCATCGAGGGCCCGTCCATGGAGCGCCTCTACGAGAAGGGAGGCATCTTCTGCACGTCCAACGCGTCGACCATCATGTTCACGGGCGCCAcggtcggcggcggctccgcgATCAACTGGTCGGCCAGCATCCGAACGCCGGAGTGGGTCACGCAGGAGTGGGCTCGGGAGCACGGGCTCCCCGTGTTCGGGAGCCCCGAGTACGCGCACGCCATGGACGCGGTTTGCACCCGGCTCGCGGTGACTAGCGGGTGCCGGGAGGAGGGGTTCCAGAACAAGGCGCTCCGCAACGGCTGCGAGGCGCTCGGGCTGCGTGCCGACGCCGTGCCGCGCAACACGTCGGAGGGCCATTTCTGCGGAAGCTGCCATCTCGGCTGCCCCACCGGCGAGAAGCGCGGCACCGACACGACGTGGCTCGTCGACGCGGTGGCGCAGGGCGCGGTCGTACTGACGGGGTGCAAGGCCGAGCGTTTCGTACTCGAGAGCAACCCCGGCAAGAACGGGTGCCGGAGCAAGAGGTGCGTGGGCCTGGTGGCGAAGTGCATGGGCGACGGCATCACCAGGAAGCTGCGCATCGAGGCCAAGGTCTCCATCTCGGCTTGCGGCGCGCTCAtgacgccgccgctgctccgccgCAGCGGGCTCAAGAACAGGCACATAGGCCgcaacctccacctccacccggtGTCCATGGCGTGGGGCTACTTCCCGGACGGCACGCCGGAGCCGCGGCCGCTCACGGGCAAGTGCTACGAGGGCGGCATCATCACCACCTTGCACCGCGTCACCGCCCGCACCATCGTCCAGACGCCGGCGCTGGGGCCGGGGTCCATGGCCTCGCTGATCCCCTGGGAGTCGGGGCGGGACATGAAGGAGCGCATGCTCCGGTACGCGCGCACGGCGCACGCCTTCGCGCTTGTCCGGGACCGCGGCGCGGGGACCGTGGGCCGCGAGGGCCGCGTGCGCTACGTCCCGAGTAGCGAGGACGTGGAGGAGCTCCGGAACGGCCTGCGCCGGGCGCTGCGCATCCtggtggcggccggcgccgccgaggtcggCACCCACCGCAGCGACGGGCTCCGGCTGCGGTGCGAGGGGCTCCGCGACGAGGACCTGGAGGCGTTCCTGAACGAGGTGACCGTCGCGAAAGGGCCGATGATTCCTGGGTCGGATACGTGGGCGCTCCTGTGCTCGGCGCACCAGATGGGCAGCTGCCGGATGGGGTCCAGGCCCCGTGACGGCGCCGTGGACGGCCGCGGCGAGAGCTGGGAGGCCGAGGGGCTGTACGTGTGCGACGGCAGCCTGCTGCCGACGGCGGTGGGCGTGAACCCCATGATCACCATACAGTCCACCGCGTACTACGTCTCCAAGGGCATCGCCGAGTCCTTGGCGGCGCGCGTGAAGAAGCCGTAGCCAGGTGGGGAGTTGGGACCGTGCTGGCTTGTGCTTGATGAGAACGGTGCCGTGGGGTGTCAGGGTGTGCATGTTGTCCCCGTGTACGGTGGTGTGCGCTGCGGATGTGTGTCATCTTTGTAACTTGCATAATAAAAGGCCTTCTATTTGGCTTGTATTTGTATTGTATCCAATGTTATTTTTAAAATCAAAACGATGGTTGATGTGCATGCATTGTGATCGTACTCAAAAGCAGAGAAGTCGCGTTGTGATTGTGATATTTGATGCCGTGCAGCGCGCATGATTGGTTCTTAACGCTGAGAAGTCGCGCGCCCGGCTGGCATCCGCGCGCCGAAGTCAGGATTGGGATGGGGCAGGCTGCGCGCAGAGGCGACGAGGAGTGGAGCTGCTCGTGCCGGCCAGACGAGGGCCCGTCCCGACCGCGCCGTACGATTCGCACGCGGACACGGCACCCGTGCTGACCCTGATCTGATCTGATCTGCTGCGCGCGAGGGCTGGGCCTGGGGGCTGTGCCCATGCGGATCGCGGTCGCGGATCTTGGCTGGGAGCCGCGCCGTACCGCCGGTAGGCTCTGATTTCTCTCGGTACGTACGTGTACCCTGTACCTACGAGACGAGCGCTGTACCGAGCAGGACTGGCCCGTATGTACAATGTACACTGTACAGATCTCACAGAGCATGGGCTGTGAACCCGGACTGAGGCACACATGCTGTGTTCGGTGCTCGGTGaagccggccgcggccgggctCCGGCTGCTCCTGTTGCTAGGCTTCGGCACCCCAGGAAAGATCTGTGGCAGGATcgatctgaattctgaatttcTACGGTTCTACCAAGCAGACTACTGCTACAAGAAGAGACCGATCTGCTAGGAATGTTCCTAGGCAACTCAAATGCATACTTCTCAGACCCACCCACATAGAACTAGCATCTATACACAAGTGACACTTGTACTTGTTGGCATCAACAGACCAATTAACTCTCAATTCTGCAACCTATGACAGAAATGACAAAAACGGAAGCGGAAAGGAACAGAAAAGAGAAGCAGAAATACCCAGCAGGCACACGGACACGTGGCTACATTTCGAATCAAACTGAACCCATCTCTTGCAATTTGAGTAACCAGAGAGTAAGTTGGTCCGTTTCATATTGCAAGGATGTGAGGGCACTCATGCTACTGTCTTCATGATGATATATACTTCCTGCTGCTACTCAGGAACTCAGCACAGTTGTTTACCACTACTTGGTACTCATGCAGTACTGCTAAACTGAACCTTGCTCATCAGAGTTACTACACCACTATGCACATCAACTTACATGATAAAGCAGTTACAAGGTGAAAAACAAGGCTACTGCTCATCAGAATTGCAAGGCTTCTGTCAATGTCAGCCAGCACACGGAATTTCATTCTGATTATAACCCACACAGCACTAGAGGAATTTTTCACGGTTCAAACCAGGCAATGCATATGTAGACGTTTCAGAAACTATGAGATAATTGAGTCCACACAATAATACAGCAGTCACAAGTTTACTATTTCAGACCTATGTGGCAAGGAAGTGAACCTAGCTCAACTGGAGTGGGAGGTGTGGTCGTGCACTCTAACCACTCAGGTTCAAGTCTCCTCTCACTCAAATTTGAGTGcctattttttcttcttaatgaaaaatcacCTAGCTCCTCCTAGGTGGATCTAATTTAGACCTATGTGGCAACAGGCTCCAGAAACAGCACCACTGTAACTGATAAATTGAGGCACACTACCAACTCAAACCCAACTAATCTGCTAAGTACCAGAGGAGGCAAGCTAGCTAAGATGAGGGGAAGCGTAACTTGATAAATTAGTGTGCTATTGCATATTTTTTACACAATAGCATACTACTCAATTATATTTGTTTATGTTTGTTCAGAAGTAACCTACAAGAGGCATGACCAATGTAGTGCAACTAGATTGCTAATACGCTAATTCACTGCAATCACAAGGGAATCAAGCTAAAATTATTGTAATAATCCCAACTTCCCGATGTTCTGGTTGTCAAGAATGGACAGGATAAGTGAATCTTCACTTTCACTTGATCCTAATGCTACAACTACTGAAAAGGAGTTCTCTGAAATATATGTTAGTGCAGCTTGGCATTCAGACTCTGGTTTTTAAAATCTCAGTAAGATAATTTAGCTTTttatgcaactatgcaagttATACAAATAGACTATTTAACTATTAAGCTCTGCATTACAGAGAAGAAGCGATCTGAACCTAGCTGAAACAAGCATGTTCTGGGTTTTTCAAGTTAAAACCACTGTAATATGACCAGGATCAAGTGAATGTTCTCATCTACTGAATTTCAGACAACTACTGAGATGGCAAGATTCACACAAGAATCACACGAGCATTCAGCCACCCGTGCTTCCTGTACACGATTCACACAAGAAATGGCAAGATTCTGTTTTTTCTTTAAACTTAGAGATGGCAAGATTCACACAAGAACCACGAACACCCAGCATCACACAAGAAAGAAGAGCCAAACCAATTGCCTGCTCGCAGCGCAGGTTAAGTAGGCTGGCGGAGCCGGCTAACCCAGAGTGGGCTCGTGGCACAGTCAACCCCACTTGCACACGCACACCTAGCTACTGGTACAATACTAGACAGTGTCCAAAGTCACTTGTACAGAGACAGTCAAATGTCATCAATGGTGACCAGGTGCAGAAAGACGAAACTTTAACTCCTAGAGTGATGGAAATCTCTGagagcctgtttggatacaagccactaaagtttaacatctgtcacatcggatgtttggatgctaattaggagtattaaacatagtttaattataaaactaattgcacagatggagtctaattcgcaagacgaatctattaaacctaattagtccatattttaacaatgtggtgttacagtaaccatttgctaatgatggattaattaggcttaatagattcatctcacaaatTAGCACATggttatgcaattatttttataattaacttatgtttagtcctcttaattagcatccgaatatccgatatgacactgctaaactttagcacttggtATCCAAACCACCCCTCAGTCAAATGAGCTTAAGCAAAAGTTTTGCCACGATCATGATTGAGCCGT is a genomic window containing:
- the LOC117835571 gene encoding long-chain-alcohol oxidase FAO1; amino-acid sequence: MSTQQQEKASAAAGRGSPLLRRCKRERYTHGLRPPQMEALRAMCGALIPSLPVEGPFHGDKHGGGNKDDVERFYRASAADGAIPDEVAEMATGCAREAMLLVRVILWMLSTKVGTFVLCGWLCVSSRFPYVFKFADMPLERREEVLKWWSKTRWLFPLKVTFVLVKILSHYSFYTTINEHSDNPSWKAIGYSVPDVDRPQEDLSEAAPSPSPRPLDSGVVETRSLDDAALLRSLMDKGLAVKADVSGPHHTVQCDVVIVGSGCGGGVAAAVLAAAGHKVVVVEKGDYFTAEDYSSIEGPSMERLYEKGGIFCTSNASTIMFTGATVGGGSAINWSASIRTPEWVTQEWAREHGLPVFGSPEYAHAMDAVCTRLAVTSGCREEGFQNKALRNGCEALGLRADAVPRNTSEGHFCGSCHLGCPTGEKRGTDTTWLVDAVAQGAVVLTGCKAERFVLESNPGKNGCRSKRCVGLVAKCMGDGITRKLRIEAKVSISACGALMTPPLLRRSGLKNRHIGRNLHLHPVSMAWGYFPDGTPEPRPLTGKCYEGGIITTLHRVTARTIVQTPALGPGSMASLIPWESGRDMKERMLRYARTAHAFALVRDRGAGTVGREGRVRYVPSSEDVEELRNGLRRALRILVAAGAAEVGTHRSDGLRLRCEGLRDEDLEAFLNEVTVAKGPMIPGSDTWALLCSAHQMGSCRMGSRPRDGAVDGRGESWEAEGLYVCDGSLLPTAVGVNPMITIQSTAYYVSKGIAESLAARVKKP